A single region of the Halorussus gelatinilyticus genome encodes:
- a CDS encoding potassium channel family protein yields MDSSGGDVEYEPVGVKQVLAEMKDTAELLIDLSFSAVLNGSDDIAAEVLDLEARMDVLQMRARMSLLMAARTTDDAEQLAPVLGVVGAAEKISDAAGDVAKVVLEDIGLPDAMRAALPEAVETLVRAEVADDAALAGRTLGDSNIETETGVRVIAIHRRDDWITNPDRDTELLGGDTVLLRGPDEGIADVYRRATGDAYEPPEPPEPGIEDLERAVDSIVLMKNISELAVDLAYGSVLFDSKDVAEEVVELEAEVDALQSRFEAWTLRAAARVEDPVSLRGLVHLANATEVISDAAVEISEGVLRGLGTHPVVEQAVQESDEVIVRLTVAPGSEFDGVTLGDREVKTETGMRVIAVRRSQSGERDWVIQPGPETELRAGDVFLVKGTRSGAERLADLTGSEFASE; encoded by the coding sequence ATGGACTCCTCGGGCGGTGACGTCGAGTACGAACCCGTCGGCGTCAAGCAGGTGCTGGCGGAGATGAAAGACACCGCGGAACTCCTCATCGACCTCTCGTTTTCGGCGGTCCTCAACGGGAGCGACGACATCGCCGCCGAGGTTCTGGACCTCGAAGCCCGGATGGACGTCCTCCAGATGCGGGCCCGGATGAGCCTCCTGATGGCCGCCAGAACCACCGACGACGCCGAGCAGTTGGCTCCCGTGCTGGGCGTCGTCGGCGCGGCCGAGAAGATAAGCGACGCCGCGGGCGACGTCGCCAAGGTCGTCTTGGAGGACATCGGCCTGCCCGACGCGATGCGGGCCGCGCTCCCCGAGGCGGTCGAGACGCTCGTCCGCGCGGAGGTCGCCGACGACGCGGCCCTCGCGGGCCGCACGCTCGGCGACTCGAACATCGAGACCGAGACCGGCGTCCGGGTCATCGCCATCCACCGCCGCGACGACTGGATTACGAATCCGGACCGCGACACCGAACTCCTCGGCGGCGACACGGTCCTCCTGCGCGGCCCGGACGAAGGTATCGCCGACGTGTACCGGCGCGCGACCGGCGACGCCTACGAACCCCCGGAACCGCCGGAACCCGGCATCGAGGACTTGGAGCGCGCCGTGGACTCCATCGTCCTGATGAAGAACATCAGCGAACTCGCGGTGGACTTGGCCTACGGGAGCGTCCTCTTCGACAGCAAGGACGTGGCCGAGGAGGTGGTCGAACTCGAAGCCGAGGTGGACGCCCTCCAGTCGCGCTTCGAGGCGTGGACGCTCCGGGCGGCCGCCCGCGTCGAGGACCCGGTGTCGCTCCGCGGACTGGTCCACCTCGCCAACGCGACGGAGGTCATCAGCGACGCCGCGGTCGAAATCAGCGAGGGCGTCCTCCGCGGACTGGGCACCCACCCCGTCGTCGAGCAGGCGGTTCAGGAGAGCGACGAGGTCATCGTCCGGCTGACGGTCGCGCCGGGAAGCGAGTTCGACGGCGTGACCTTGGGCGACCGCGAGGTCAAGACCGAGACCGGGATGCGCGTCATCGCGGTCCGACGCTCACAGTCCGGCGAGCGCGACTGGGTGATTCAGCCCGGTCCCGAGACCGAACTCCGCGCCGGCGACGTGTTCCTCGTCAAGGGGACCCGATCGGGTGCCGAGCGACTGGCGGACCTGACCGGTTCGGAGTTCGCGTCGGAGTGA
- a CDS encoding MFS transporter has product MATDRERADPFAAFRQFLALERDVLVLSLAMFAFSLGFQMTGRYMGRYLEVLGAGSIVIGLYGSLGNLIGAVYPYPGGAISDRIGSRTALTAFGLTSTLGFLLWFLAPEFDFFPIPGWTWIFVGLLLAQAWKSFGLGATFAIVKQSVPPEELATGFASTETFRRTAFLLGPLVAAGLLAMYEFEVGFRYVLAVAAGFGLVATVAQRLLYDASEDSFGKSFEGVAQVVSDLREMPATLRTLLVGDTLVRFANGMVYVFVVLVVTNVLEVSARLPVVGVLGPDAFFGVLLAVEMAVALVVMIPVSKVAQRFGLKPVVALGFVVYAVFPALLVNAPEGGLTVAGIAFSETTLVTLLFAVSGLRFAGLPAHKALIVGPAEEDAGGRVVGSYYLARNAVVVPSAAVGGWLYGLSPAGPQLAFGVATVIGLIGTGYFLLFGKELPAYR; this is encoded by the coding sequence ATGGCGACCGACAGGGAGCGGGCCGACCCCTTCGCGGCGTTCCGCCAGTTCCTCGCGCTGGAACGGGACGTGCTGGTCCTCTCGTTGGCGATGTTCGCGTTCAGTCTCGGCTTCCAGATGACGGGGCGGTACATGGGCCGCTATCTGGAGGTGCTGGGCGCGGGGAGCATCGTCATCGGCCTCTACGGGAGTCTGGGCAACCTCATCGGCGCGGTGTACCCGTATCCCGGCGGAGCCATCTCGGACCGAATCGGCTCACGGACCGCGCTCACCGCCTTCGGCCTCACCTCCACGCTCGGCTTTCTGCTGTGGTTCCTCGCGCCCGAGTTCGACTTCTTCCCGATTCCGGGCTGGACGTGGATTTTCGTCGGCCTCCTGCTCGCCCAGGCGTGGAAGTCGTTCGGACTGGGCGCGACGTTCGCCATCGTCAAGCAGAGCGTCCCGCCAGAGGAACTGGCGACCGGGTTCGCCAGCACCGAAACGTTCCGCCGGACGGCGTTCCTGCTCGGCCCGCTCGTCGCCGCGGGCCTGCTGGCGATGTACGAGTTCGAGGTCGGCTTCCGGTACGTGCTGGCGGTCGCGGCCGGGTTCGGACTCGTGGCGACCGTCGCCCAACGCCTGCTGTACGACGCCAGCGAGGACTCGTTCGGCAAGTCCTTCGAGGGCGTCGCGCAGGTGGTCTCGGACCTCCGGGAGATGCCCGCGACCCTCCGAACGCTGCTGGTCGGCGACACGCTCGTCAGATTTGCGAACGGGATGGTCTACGTCTTCGTCGTCCTCGTGGTGACGAACGTGCTGGAGGTCAGCGCCCGCCTGCCCGTGGTCGGGGTCCTCGGTCCCGACGCCTTCTTCGGCGTCCTGCTCGCGGTCGAGATGGCGGTCGCGCTGGTCGTGATGATTCCCGTCTCGAAGGTCGCACAGCGGTTCGGTCTCAAGCCGGTCGTCGCGCTCGGGTTCGTCGTCTACGCGGTCTTCCCGGCCCTACTGGTCAACGCACCCGAGGGCGGCCTGACCGTCGCCGGAATCGCCTTCTCGGAGACTACGCTCGTCACGCTCCTGTTCGCGGTGTCGGGCCTGCGGTTCGCCGGCCTGCCGGCCCACAAGGCGCTCATCGTCGGCCCCGCGGAGGAGGACGCCGGAGGGCGCGTCGTCGGGTCGTACTACCTCGCGCGCAACGCGGTGGTCGTCCCGAGCGCGGCCGTCGGCGGATGGCTCTACGGTCTGTCGCCGGCCGGCCCGCAGTTGGCGTTCGGCGTGGCGACGGTTATCGGACTGATCGGGACCGGCTACTTCCTGCTGTTCGGCAAGGAGTTGCCCGCGTACCGGTGA
- a CDS encoding MFS transporter, producing MSDLRGFDRAVFVVAAARFVNVLGSGIVYPFATLYFYGEVGIPFTLVGTGLFANSVATAAGTLVGGYLADQYGRKPVMVASMALSAPTLAAYALVTTAPAFIAVATAAGLAAGLFAPASQAMIADLTPDAERDEAYALLKVASNAGFGSGFVVGGLLYGVAHTAVFVADGATSGGVAVLLAVALPRVTDDERAETDESATDGEEDASLAATLREWGRAVTQPTILALALLNVGFAVAYAQMQSTVPVFAKLTFGLSSEQLGTLYVLNPLVIVLFQLPMVSWVRSWRRTRGLALSALFWAASFVAIVVAHGAPVLLGVGLVGAFLVLRTIGEILHAPLITALASDVGTVEERGSQLSVLEVAKRLGFGIGPVVGGAFFDYGVEALLWPALVGMCLLLGVGVLSLERRVPGAANGRGHSESERPQ from the coding sequence ATGTCAGACCTCCGAGGTTTCGACCGCGCGGTCTTCGTCGTGGCCGCGGCGCGGTTCGTCAACGTCCTCGGGTCGGGCATCGTCTACCCGTTCGCCACGCTCTACTTCTACGGCGAGGTCGGCATCCCGTTCACGCTCGTCGGGACCGGCCTGTTCGCCAACAGCGTGGCGACCGCGGCCGGGACGCTCGTCGGCGGCTACCTCGCCGACCAGTACGGCCGCAAGCCCGTGATGGTGGCGAGCATGGCGCTCTCGGCGCCGACGCTGGCGGCCTACGCGCTCGTGACGACTGCGCCCGCATTTATCGCGGTCGCCACCGCGGCGGGGCTGGCGGCCGGACTGTTCGCCCCCGCGAGTCAGGCGATGATAGCGGACCTGACGCCGGACGCCGAGCGCGACGAGGCCTACGCGCTGCTGAAGGTCGCCAGCAACGCCGGGTTCGGGTCGGGGTTCGTGGTCGGGGGACTCCTCTACGGCGTCGCCCACACCGCCGTCTTCGTCGCCGACGGCGCGACCAGCGGCGGCGTCGCGGTCCTGCTGGCGGTCGCGCTCCCGCGAGTCACAGACGACGAACGCGCCGAGACCGACGAGTCGGCGACCGACGGCGAGGAGGACGCGTCGCTCGCCGCGACGCTCCGGGAGTGGGGTCGCGCGGTCACGCAACCGACGATTCTCGCGCTCGCGCTACTGAACGTCGGGTTCGCGGTGGCCTACGCCCAGATGCAGAGTACGGTCCCGGTGTTCGCAAAACTGACCTTCGGGCTGAGCAGCGAGCAGTTGGGTACGCTCTACGTGCTGAACCCGTTAGTTATCGTTCTCTTCCAGTTGCCGATGGTGTCGTGGGTCCGGTCGTGGCGGCGGACGCGGGGACTGGCGCTCTCGGCATTGTTCTGGGCCGCGAGTTTTGTCGCCATCGTCGTCGCGCACGGCGCGCCCGTCCTCCTCGGGGTCGGTCTTGTCGGGGCGTTCCTCGTCCTCCGGACCATCGGCGAGATTCTGCACGCGCCACTGATTACCGCGCTGGCGAGCGACGTGGGCACCGTCGAGGAGCGCGGGTCACAGCTCTCGGTGCTGGAGGTCGCCAAGCGACTCGGGTTCGGCATCGGTCCGGTCGTCGGCGGGGCGTTCTTCGACTACGGCGTCGAGGCGCTGCTCTGGCCCGCGCTGGTCGGGATGTGTCTCCTGCTGGGCGTCGGGGTGCTGTCGCTGGAGCGGCGGGTCCCGGGCGCGGCGAACGGTCGGGGTCACTCCGAGAGCGAGCGACCGCAGTAG
- a CDS encoding NAD(P)H-dependent flavin oxidoreductase — translation MAGIETPLTDVLDLDVPVVQAPIGSATCPELAASVADAGGLGMLAVTWRSPERTRELVRETRRSTDGRFGVNVVVDDDAKSVPTADHVAACLDEGVEVVSLSFGDADDIVDLVQDEGGVVLQSVGSADAAREAAEAGVDAVVAQGWEAGGHVQSEVATMPLVPKVADAVDVPVVAAGGIADGRGIAAALALGADGAWLGTRFLATEEARAHDLYRERVLDADETDTYFGTLFDEGWPGVPHRVLRNSTLERWQDAGEPPRGERPGEDEVVAETADGDSIARYEDSLAVPEVTGDVEAIPLYAGQSAGLTESVPSAETLTERLAEETRTALNRTRSLLDASDSGPET, via the coding sequence ATGGCGGGAATCGAAACACCGTTGACCGACGTACTGGACCTCGACGTGCCGGTCGTGCAGGCACCAATCGGTAGCGCGACCTGTCCCGAACTGGCCGCGAGCGTGGCCGACGCCGGCGGCCTCGGGATGCTCGCGGTCACGTGGCGGAGTCCGGAGCGGACCCGCGAACTCGTCCGCGAGACGCGCCGCTCGACTGACGGGCGGTTCGGAGTGAACGTCGTGGTGGACGACGACGCGAAGTCGGTTCCCACGGCGGACCACGTCGCGGCCTGCCTCGACGAGGGCGTCGAAGTGGTCTCGCTGTCGTTCGGTGACGCCGACGATATCGTGGATCTCGTCCAGGACGAAGGAGGCGTCGTTCTCCAGTCGGTGGGGAGCGCGGACGCCGCGCGCGAGGCCGCCGAGGCCGGCGTCGATGCGGTCGTCGCGCAGGGGTGGGAGGCGGGCGGCCACGTCCAGAGCGAGGTCGCGACCATGCCGCTCGTCCCGAAGGTCGCGGACGCCGTCGACGTACCGGTCGTCGCGGCGGGAGGCATCGCGGACGGCCGCGGAATCGCGGCGGCGCTCGCGCTCGGGGCGGACGGCGCGTGGCTCGGGACCCGATTTCTGGCCACGGAGGAGGCCCGAGCTCACGACCTGTACCGCGAGCGCGTCCTCGACGCCGACGAGACGGACACTTACTTCGGGACGCTCTTCGACGAGGGGTGGCCCGGCGTCCCCCACCGCGTCCTGCGGAACAGCACGCTCGAACGCTGGCAGGACGCGGGCGAGCCGCCGCGAGGAGAGCGGCCCGGCGAGGACGAAGTCGTCGCCGAGACCGCGGACGGCGACTCGATAGCGCGATACGAGGACTCGCTCGCGGTTCCGGAGGTGACGGGTGACGTCGAAGCGATTCCGCTGTACGCCGGCCAGAGCGCCGGACTCACGGAATCGGTACCGTCCGCCGAAACTCTCACCGAGCGACTCGCCGAGGAGACGCGGACGGCGCTGAACCGCACCCGCTCGCTACTCGACGCGAGCGACTCCGGTCCCGAAACGTAG
- a CDS encoding DUF7536 family protein: protein MSESVPERPRANFVAALNVRRNAIRGFAFSLLFTAAVLAVFVVLPGTRQPTPYYVALGFVLSTALGAVATTVLTLFSAYRLAKETDLE from the coding sequence GTGTCCGAGAGCGTCCCCGAGCGGCCGCGAGCGAACTTCGTGGCCGCGCTGAACGTCCGGCGCAACGCCATCCGCGGGTTCGCGTTCAGTCTGCTGTTCACCGCGGCGGTGCTGGCGGTGTTCGTCGTGCTACCGGGGACGCGACAGCCGACGCCGTACTACGTCGCGTTGGGGTTCGTCCTCTCCACCGCGCTCGGCGCGGTGGCGACGACGGTGCTGACGCTCTTCTCCGCCTATCGACTGGCGAAAGAGACCGACTTGGAGTGA